Proteins from a genomic interval of Aspergillus flavus chromosome 7, complete sequence:
- a CDS encoding putative cell surface metalloreductase FreA-like protein, which produces MQGPDIYAIVVGSILAGLLLIRILSTITSWTNLITVLVSRHLTLPLVVNRHRYWGPWTRATALVHLSFIAVNVFPVFFRVKSLSSAGHRAAELALINLVFPLCANHLSHLADLLGITLRTCRKIHRTCGWMGFALLAFHVVAAVQEPGFGFPLNESKNLWTTIAGISLGLLAILSIQWLRRFSYEIFLRTHQALAGLFVYGTWRHLPAGSRRSRPYLLVALGAFGLSFLLQLVIFLYRNGLCAGRGSPRALVTFTSRKAENGDRVATATHIRVLLPRPIKVEAGQYINLWVPSVSLWSWAQTHPFTVTSWSKGGQETMELLVQPRRGFSADLLRYANGAMDGSVSFLALFTGPHGTTIDASHYESVLVVAGGFGIAAAISHLKRLIYGYNTYTSLVRRVHLVWQVESIDEIAAARHLLNNLLDDDILDAGYVCLPTISKKSPSILHISMFVRSGLEQKKVPFGEHERACLYQGVPDYQHIIALEASGEEIERLSNIQHNIQDDQGRLLVMVSTAAEVRDQLRETMRGYLREGVKLVELDYQPSLA; this is translated from the exons ATGCAAGGGCCAGACATTTATGCCATTGTGGTTGGCAGTATTTTGGCTGGTCTTCTCCTTATCCGTATCTTGTCCACCATCACCAGCTGGACGAACCTGATCACCGTCTTGGTTTCCCGACATCTAACGCTCCCTCTGGTCGTCAACCGACATCGATACTGGGGCCCCTGGACACGGGCTACTGCTTTAGTTCACTTATCTTTTATTGCAGTTAATGTCTTTCCTGTCTTCTTTCGTGTGAAGTCCTTGTCTAGTGCTGGCCACCGCGCAGCAGAACTAGCCCTCATCAACTTGGTTTTCCCTTTATGCGCCAACCACTTGAGCCATCTTGCTGACCTCCTTGGCATCACTCTACGCACCTGTCGAAAAATTCATCGGACATGCGGTTGGATGGGCtttgccttgctggcatTTCATGTAGTTGCGGCAGTTCAGGAACCAGGGTTTGGCTTTCCGCTCAATGAATCGAAGAATCTTTGGACTACGATC GCAGGTATATCACTGGGTCTCCTTGCGATCCTTTCCATACAATGGCTCCGACGGTTTTCCTACGAGATCTTCCTCCGAACGCATCAAGCCCTCGCCGGGCTCTTTGTATACGGTACTTGGCGGCATCTACCGGCTGGAAGCCGCCGTTCGCGACCTTATCTGTTGGTCGCCCTCGGGGCCTTCGgtctctccttccttttaCAATTGGTGATATTTTTATATCGGAATGGCCTCTGCGCAGGACGCGGCTCTCCCAGGGCTCTAGTTACATTCACTTCGAGGAAAGCCGAAAATGGAGACCGTGTTGCGACAGCTACCCATATTCGAGTCCTACTGCCTCGACCTATAAAGGTCGAGGCCGGACAGTACATCAACCTCTGGGTTCCGTCCGTCAGCCTGTGGTCATGGGCACAGACGCATCCTTTCACCGTCACCTCCTGGTCCAAAGGAGGCCAAGAAACAATGGAACTCCTCGTTCAGCCACGCCGTGGCTTTTCTGCAGACCTTCTTCGCTACGCCAACGGGGCGATGGATGGGTCCGTTTCGTTCCTAGCCCTCTTCACCGGTCCTCACGGCACGACCATAGATGCCAGCCACTATGAAAGCGTCCTGGTAGTGGCCGGTGGTTTCGGTATCGCGGCAGCTATTTCTCATCTGAAAAGACTGATCTACGGATATAACACATATACCTCACTGGTCCGCCGAGTGCATCTGGTCTGGCAGGTGGAGTCGATTGATGAGATCGCTGCGGCACGACATCTACTAAACAACCTCCTGGATGATGACATCTTGGATGCGGGCTATGTCTGTTTACCGACGATTTCCAAGAAGTCTCCTTCGATTCTCCACATCTCCATGTTTGTCAGGAGCGGCCTCGAGCAGAAGAAAGTACCCTTTGGTGAGCACGAACGAGCGTGCCTCTACCAAGGCGTGCCCGATTATCAACATATTATTGCGCTTGAGGCATCCGGtgaagaaattgaaagactATCTAACATCCAGCACAACATCCAGGACGACCAAGGCAGGCTGCTAGTGATGG TCTCCACAGCGGCTGAGGTTCGGGACCAACTTCGAGAAACAATGCGAGGATATCTTCGCGAAGGTGTAAAGCTCGTTGAGTTGGATTACCAACCTAGCCTTGCGTGA